Proteins from a genomic interval of Stenotrophomonas sp. 24(2023):
- a CDS encoding recombination-associated protein RdgC: protein MFFRNLTFFRFPTSTDFSEVDTLLPHAVLKPVGALEMNSRGFISPFGREEKETLSHRIAEHLWLTVGGEDKILPAAVVNDLLERKLEEIEEKEGRRPGGRERKRMKDDLLHELLPRAFVKSSRNDAFIDLQHGYVAVDTSSRKTGEYFMSDIRGLLGSFPAMPLNAEVAPRSILTGWIAGEPLPTGLSLGEECEMKDPVEGGAVVKCQHQELRCDEIDKHLDAGKQVTKLALVFEDNLSFVIGDDLIVRKLKFLDGALDQLEHADEDGRRAEFDARFALQSAEIRRLFLLLEEAFKLSKAD from the coding sequence ATGTTCTTTCGCAACCTGACGTTCTTCCGTTTCCCGACCAGCACCGATTTTTCCGAAGTGGACACCCTGCTGCCGCATGCCGTGCTCAAGCCGGTGGGCGCACTGGAAATGAATTCGCGCGGCTTCATCTCCCCGTTCGGCCGTGAAGAGAAGGAAACCCTCTCCCACCGCATCGCCGAGCACCTGTGGCTGACCGTGGGCGGGGAGGACAAGATCCTGCCGGCGGCGGTGGTCAACGACCTGCTCGAGCGCAAGCTGGAGGAGATCGAGGAGAAGGAAGGCCGCCGCCCCGGTGGCCGCGAGCGCAAGCGCATGAAGGATGACCTGCTGCACGAGCTGCTGCCGCGCGCCTTCGTGAAGTCCTCGCGCAACGACGCCTTCATCGACCTGCAGCACGGCTACGTGGCGGTGGATACCTCCAGCCGCAAGACCGGCGAATACTTCATGTCCGACATCCGCGGCCTGCTGGGCAGCTTCCCGGCCATGCCGCTCAATGCCGAAGTCGCGCCGCGCTCGATCCTGACCGGCTGGATTGCCGGCGAGCCCCTGCCCACCGGCCTGAGCCTGGGCGAAGAGTGCGAGATGAAGGACCCGGTGGAAGGCGGCGCGGTGGTCAAGTGCCAGCACCAGGAACTGCGCTGCGACGAGATCGACAAGCACCTCGATGCCGGCAAGCAGGTGACCAAGCTCGCCCTGGTGTTCGAGGACAACCTGTCCTTCGTCATCGGCGACGACCTGATCGTGCGCAAGCTGAAGTTCCTCGACGGCGCGCTGGACCAGCTGGAGCATGCCGACGAGGACGGCCGCCGCGCCGAGTTCGACGCCCGCTTCGCCCTGCAGAGTGCGGAAATCCGCCGCCTGTTCCTGCTGCTGGAAGAGGCCTTCAAGCTCAGCAAGGCTGACTGA
- a CDS encoding SprT family zinc-dependent metalloprotease: protein MSRLLRRLIAPTPPATVQRDTVRLRLGEAEIEVLRVRDPRARRIKLSVDERGARLTLPPRASLVMGERFLEQHRDWLATQLHHYQSHELPAALVPGEPGLLPLRGELLPLRWQEGRFARLQVDADGACLQWPARAGDATLRRLLREFYEAQTRADIGQWLPRYLPGLPRAPSRIRLKVMSSQWGSLAPDGSMALDLALVLGRPAAFEYVLVHELCHLLQANHSPAFWHEVEQRFPDWRAQRDYFQAEGRRLKATLRQLLRPAS, encoded by the coding sequence ATGAGCCGCCTGTTGCGCCGCCTGATCGCCCCGACCCCGCCCGCCACCGTGCAGCGCGACACCGTCCGCCTGCGCCTGGGGGAGGCCGAGATCGAGGTGCTGCGCGTGCGCGACCCGCGGGCGCGGCGGATCAAGCTGAGCGTGGATGAGCGTGGCGCACGGCTGACCCTGCCGCCACGGGCCAGCCTGGTCATGGGCGAACGGTTCCTGGAACAGCACCGCGACTGGCTGGCCACGCAGCTGCACCACTACCAGTCCCATGAACTGCCCGCCGCGCTGGTGCCGGGGGAACCGGGCCTGCTGCCGCTGCGCGGCGAACTGCTGCCGCTGCGCTGGCAGGAAGGGCGGTTCGCACGCCTGCAGGTCGATGCGGACGGGGCGTGCCTGCAGTGGCCGGCCCGTGCTGGTGATGCCACCCTGCGCCGCCTGCTGCGCGAATTCTATGAAGCGCAGACCCGGGCGGACATCGGGCAATGGCTGCCGCGCTATCTGCCCGGCCTGCCGCGTGCGCCCAGCCGCATCCGCCTGAAGGTGATGTCCTCGCAATGGGGTTCGCTGGCGCCCGATGGCAGCATGGCGCTGGATCTGGCCCTGGTGCTGGGCCGCCCGGCGGCGTTCGAGTACGTGCTGGTGCACGAGCTGTGCCACCTGCTGCAGGCCAACCACTCGCCGGCGTTCTGGCACGAGGTGGAGCAGCGCTTCCCCGACTGGCGGGCACAGCGTGATTACTTCCAGGCCGAAGGTCGGCGCCTGAAGGCTACATTGCGGCAGCTGCTGCGGCCCGCAAGCTGA
- a CDS encoding methylglyoxal synthase yields the protein MLIGLAANRLHHHDGTAALFRWLRASGKGLRELQVSLHVVGRTFDAIERQGFLDDRTVLLRYPYGRQGGLMKLVAEVVGMGAERTLDGAVYLIDPVDPSSVFPEATALKRQCVIHGKPFISTVASARDWVENERIHAGLPADAGADDLHAFAGQTLALIAHDAMKPAMLAFADEHFDVLARFGERVATGTTGQRLNELAWSRGWPSDTPWVTRYQSGPMGGDAQIADRVLEGRCQRAIFFEDPHVARQHEADIQLLERAVTTVTDQAVCITAPRVAARWATAAARRAQG from the coding sequence ATGCTCATCGGCCTGGCCGCCAACCGCCTGCACCACCATGACGGCACCGCCGCGCTGTTCCGCTGGCTGCGTGCCAGCGGCAAGGGGCTGCGGGAACTGCAGGTCAGCCTGCACGTGGTCGGCCGTACCTTCGATGCGATCGAACGCCAGGGGTTCCTGGACGATCGCACCGTGCTGCTGCGCTACCCGTATGGCCGCCAGGGCGGGCTGATGAAACTTGTCGCCGAGGTGGTCGGCATGGGCGCAGAGCGCACGCTCGACGGTGCGGTGTACCTGATCGATCCGGTCGATCCCTCATCGGTGTTCCCGGAAGCCACCGCACTCAAGCGGCAGTGCGTGATCCATGGCAAGCCCTTCATTTCGACCGTGGCCAGCGCACGCGACTGGGTGGAAAACGAACGCATCCACGCCGGCCTGCCCGCCGATGCCGGTGCCGATGACCTGCATGCCTTTGCCGGGCAGACGCTGGCGCTGATCGCCCACGATGCGATGAAGCCGGCCATGCTGGCATTCGCTGACGAGCACTTCGACGTGCTGGCCCGCTTCGGCGAACGCGTGGCCACCGGCACCACCGGCCAACGCCTGAACGAACTGGCCTGGAGCCGTGGCTGGCCCAGCGACACGCCGTGGGTGACGCGCTACCAGAGCGGCCCGATGGGGGGCGATGCGCAGATTGCCGACCGGGTGCTGGAAGGCCGCTGCCAACGCGCGATCTTTTTCGAAGACCCGCATGTGGCCCGCCAGCATGAAGCGGATATCCAGCTGCTGGAGCGCGCGGTGACCACCGTGACCGACCAGGCGGTGTGCATCACCGCCCCGCGCGTGGCCGCACGCTGGGCTACTGCCGCCGCCAGGCGCGCACAGGGGTAA
- a CDS encoding ATP-binding protein, with the protein MSSNGVRAIVLLMLLLPSAMACAALCPQVVVIGYPADRWPVASMGEGGPEGITAGYLQRLSDRGVVLKLRPLQGGTAAEAVTDGIHALVGWPRNDIPAGWLASRPYLQLPQVIVRRRGAPAVFDLGGLRGQRVAVLSPRTLAGPLHAQAAGARLVPVTDIAEAFTQLAGGTVDAVVANLAEVEEGLRLHVGNALVIAAPAGLDAAFVLAVSPACPDLAQTFNALLGSMSLAEHQALLQSGRQPSAARAAATGPWLRGVAAGLMVLFSVALLQAFGFWRLHREASWRRGLQLRLDEITANLPAVVFQAFRPPSGPLRFPFIAGDVQALFGISTEAALRDPRQLLSAVHADDRDAVQAGMGRASLTATLLELQFRTLSGRWVRAHGLPHAGRDGSVQWQGCWIDVTDHHARAQALAAARRQAEQDAAARSHFLATMSQQIRTPMATLLGLLEQLAGSALDGRQRQVLATVEDAAEVLRQVLDDVLEAPPRPVQAPLLQPVATDVGGLLRAVQRLLAPLADSKGVRLRCMVDPQLQAWSSVDGLRLRQILFNVVGNALKFTEQGQVELVVQVLCIRADGQRVRLQVRDSGIGISPERQQAVFTRFTQAEPSTARRYGGSGLGLSICRELATAMGGQLQLHSTLGEGTTVWLDLDLPAVDAPVASARRVRRATALLPPTRALLAEDHPGNRSLLQGWLRSMGLQVQAVADGRQAWHAWQDSPFDLLVSDWQMPHMDGQALVRSIRAVQPQPVPIVVISACTQAAMPGIVLAAGADVFLPKPVRRQAMQALLARLLAATPGWPALATRMGGLAPARDLLGSLLPCCDQDMQALRQAWQRGDPAAVQVRLHRLRGVLSMVGAPALAERLWALEQQPPGASLAPALATALATVDSYLQVLQRDAGAQ; encoded by the coding sequence GTGTCCAGCAACGGCGTGCGCGCCATCGTTCTGTTGATGCTGCTGCTGCCGTCGGCCATGGCATGCGCCGCGCTGTGCCCGCAGGTGGTGGTCATCGGCTACCCGGCCGACCGTTGGCCGGTGGCGTCCATGGGCGAGGGTGGGCCCGAAGGCATCACGGCCGGCTACCTGCAGCGCCTGTCCGATCGTGGCGTGGTGCTGAAGCTGCGCCCCCTGCAGGGCGGCACCGCAGCCGAAGCGGTTACCGATGGCATCCATGCCCTGGTGGGCTGGCCGCGCAATGACATTCCCGCCGGCTGGCTGGCAAGCCGGCCGTACCTGCAGCTGCCACAGGTGATCGTGCGCCGCCGCGGCGCGCCGGCCGTATTCGATCTGGGGGGGCTGCGCGGCCAGCGCGTGGCGGTGCTGTCACCCCGCACGCTGGCCGGCCCGCTGCATGCGCAGGCGGCCGGTGCGCGCCTGGTGCCGGTGACCGACATCGCCGAAGCCTTCACGCAGCTGGCCGGGGGAACCGTCGATGCGGTGGTGGCCAACCTGGCCGAGGTGGAGGAGGGCCTGCGCCTGCACGTGGGCAATGCGCTGGTGATTGCCGCCCCGGCCGGCCTGGACGCCGCGTTCGTGCTGGCGGTCTCCCCGGCCTGCCCGGACCTGGCACAGACGTTCAACGCACTGCTGGGAAGCATGTCGTTGGCCGAGCACCAGGCCCTGCTGCAGTCCGGCCGGCAACCCTCCGCGGCGCGTGCGGCGGCGACCGGGCCCTGGCTGCGCGGCGTGGCCGCCGGGTTGATGGTGCTGTTCAGCGTGGCCCTGCTGCAGGCCTTCGGCTTCTGGCGGCTGCACCGCGAGGCCAGCTGGCGCCGGGGCCTGCAACTGCGCCTGGACGAGATCACCGCCAACCTGCCGGCCGTGGTGTTCCAGGCGTTCCGGCCCCCCTCGGGGCCCCTGCGTTTCCCGTTCATCGCCGGCGATGTGCAGGCATTGTTCGGCATCAGCACCGAAGCGGCACTGCGCGACCCGCGCCAGCTGCTGTCGGCGGTGCACGCCGATGACCGCGATGCCGTCCAGGCCGGCATGGGCCGTGCATCGCTGACCGCGACCCTGCTGGAACTGCAGTTCCGCACGCTGTCCGGCCGCTGGGTGCGGGCACATGGCCTGCCGCACGCCGGGCGCGATGGCAGCGTGCAGTGGCAGGGGTGCTGGATCGATGTCACCGACCACCATGCGCGCGCGCAGGCGCTGGCGGCCGCGCGGCGCCAGGCCGAACAGGATGCGGCGGCCCGCAGCCATTTCCTGGCCACGATGAGCCAGCAGATCCGCACACCGATGGCCACGCTGCTGGGGTTGCTGGAACAGCTGGCCGGCAGCGCCCTGGATGGCCGCCAGCGGCAGGTGCTGGCGACCGTGGAAGATGCCGCCGAGGTCCTGCGGCAGGTGCTGGACGATGTTCTGGAGGCCCCGCCGCGCCCGGTGCAGGCACCGTTGCTGCAACCGGTCGCGACCGACGTGGGAGGGCTGCTGCGCGCCGTACAGCGGTTGCTTGCCCCCCTGGCCGACAGCAAGGGGGTACGCCTGCGCTGCATGGTGGACCCGCAGCTGCAGGCTTGGTCCAGCGTGGATGGGCTGCGCCTGCGGCAGATCCTGTTCAACGTGGTGGGCAATGCCCTGAAGTTCACCGAGCAGGGCCAGGTCGAGCTGGTGGTGCAGGTGCTGTGCATCCGCGCCGATGGCCAGCGGGTACGGCTGCAGGTGCGCGACAGCGGCATCGGCATCAGCCCGGAACGGCAGCAGGCGGTGTTCACCCGGTTCACCCAGGCCGAACCGTCCACGGCGCGCCGCTACGGGGGCAGCGGGCTGGGCCTGTCGATCTGCCGTGAACTGGCCACGGCGATGGGCGGGCAGCTGCAGCTGCACAGCACGCTGGGCGAAGGCACGACGGTGTGGCTGGATCTGGATCTGCCGGCCGTGGACGCGCCGGTAGCGTCGGCACGGCGGGTGCGCCGCGCGACGGCGCTGCTGCCCCCCACGCGCGCACTGCTGGCCGAGGACCACCCGGGCAACCGCAGCCTGCTGCAGGGCTGGCTGCGCTCGATGGGGCTGCAGGTGCAGGCCGTGGCCGACGGCCGGCAGGCGTGGCATGCCTGGCAGGACAGCCCCTTCGACCTGCTGGTCAGTGACTGGCAGATGCCGCACATGGATGGCCAGGCCCTGGTGCGGTCGATCCGGGCGGTGCAGCCACAGCCCGTGCCGATCGTGGTCATCAGTGCCTGCACGCAGGCAGCGATGCCGGGCATCGTGCTGGCCGCCGGTGCCGACGTCTTCCTGCCCAAGCCCGTGCGGCGGCAGGCCATGCAGGCGCTGCTCGCGCGGCTGCTGGCCGCGACGCCGGGATGGCCGGCCCTGGCCACGCGCATGGGCGGGCTGGCGCCGGCCCGCGACCTGCTCGGGTCGTTGCTGCCGTGCTGCGACCAGGACATGCAGGCGCTGCGGCAGGCCTGGCAGCGCGGGGACCCGGCCGCGGTGCAGGTCCGCCTGCACCGCCTGCGCGGTGTCCTGTCGATGGTAGGCGCCCCGGCGCTGGCCGAGCGCCTGTGGGCACTGGAGCAACAGCCGCCGGGTGCATCCCTGGCGCCAGCGCTGGCTACCGCGCTGGCCACCGTGGACAGCTACCTGCAGGTGCTGCAGCGCGATGCCGGGGCTCAGTGA
- a CDS encoding FAD-dependent oxidoreductase, which yields MSRKHAFQFLDLPRTMPQRIPVELRTSGDWGELYGRFGKEDAQYQAGRCLDCGNPYCSWKCPVHNAIPQWLQLVQENRIHEAATLCHSTNPLPEVCGRVCPQDRLCEGSCTLEEFGAVTIGAVEKYIVDTALATGWRPDMAAVEPTGQSVAVVGAGPAGLACADRLARAGITAVVYDRYEQVGGLLQFGIPSFKLDKDVIRRRRELLEGMGVQFRLGVEIGRDISVAQLLAEHAAVFLGTGAYRYTDGGLPGQDLKGVVPALPFLVQNSRIVGGDDPHGRPIAGWEDQIALPDLNGKRVVVLGGGDTGMDCVRSAVRLGAARVTCAYRRDEANMPGSAREVANAREEGVRFLFNRQPLSIEAGADDEVIGVTVVETQLGAPDANGRQNAVPIDGSESLLEADVVIIAFGFSPSVPAWLAEHGVEGQANGRIVAGGHGRLPYQTAHPRLFAGGDAVRGADLVVTAVAEGRDAAASIVRLLAH from the coding sequence ATGAGCCGCAAGCACGCCTTCCAGTTCCTCGACCTGCCCCGCACCATGCCCCAGCGCATTCCGGTCGAGCTGCGCACGTCCGGCGACTGGGGCGAGCTGTACGGCAGATTCGGCAAGGAAGACGCGCAGTACCAGGCCGGGCGCTGCCTTGATTGCGGCAACCCGTACTGCAGCTGGAAGTGCCCGGTGCACAACGCCATTCCGCAGTGGCTGCAGCTGGTGCAGGAAAACCGCATCCATGAAGCGGCCACGCTGTGCCACAGCACCAACCCGCTGCCGGAGGTGTGCGGCCGGGTGTGCCCGCAGGACCGCCTGTGCGAAGGCAGCTGCACCCTGGAAGAGTTCGGTGCGGTGACCATCGGTGCGGTGGAGAAGTACATCGTCGATACCGCGCTGGCCACCGGCTGGCGCCCGGACATGGCCGCCGTTGAACCGACCGGCCAGTCGGTGGCCGTGGTCGGTGCCGGCCCGGCCGGGCTGGCCTGTGCCGACCGCCTGGCCCGCGCCGGCATCACCGCCGTGGTCTACGACCGCTACGAACAGGTGGGCGGCCTGCTGCAGTTCGGCATCCCCAGCTTCAAGCTGGACAAGGACGTGATCCGTCGCCGTCGCGAGCTGCTCGAAGGCATGGGCGTGCAGTTCCGCCTGGGCGTGGAGATCGGCCGCGACATCAGCGTGGCGCAGCTGCTGGCCGAGCATGCCGCCGTGTTCCTGGGCACCGGTGCCTACCGCTACACCGATGGCGGCCTGCCCGGCCAGGACCTGAAGGGCGTGGTGCCGGCCCTGCCGTTCCTGGTGCAGAACAGCCGCATCGTCGGTGGCGATGATCCGCACGGCCGGCCGATCGCCGGCTGGGAAGACCAGATCGCCCTGCCCGACCTCAACGGCAAGCGCGTGGTCGTGCTGGGCGGCGGCGACACCGGCATGGACTGCGTGCGCAGTGCCGTGCGCCTGGGTGCGGCGCGGGTGACCTGCGCCTACCGCCGCGACGAAGCCAACATGCCCGGCAGCGCGCGCGAGGTGGCCAATGCCCGCGAGGAAGGCGTGCGCTTCCTGTTCAACCGCCAGCCGCTGTCGATCGAAGCCGGTGCCGACGATGAGGTGATCGGCGTGACCGTGGTCGAAACACAGCTGGGCGCGCCTGATGCCAATGGCCGCCAGAACGCCGTGCCGATCGACGGCAGCGAATCCCTGCTGGAAGCGGACGTGGTCATCATCGCCTTCGGCTTTTCGCCCAGCGTGCCGGCCTGGCTGGCCGAGCACGGCGTGGAAGGCCAGGCCAATGGCCGCATCGTGGCCGGTGGCCACGGCCGCCTGCCCTACCAGACCGCGCACCCGCGCCTGTTTGCCGGCGGCGATGCCGTGCGCGGTGCCGACCTGGTGGTCACCGCCGTGGCCGAAGGGCGCGATGCGGCCGCCAGCATCGTGCGCCTGCTCGCTCACTGA